The region GCGTGGTGAGATAACCTGCCCGGGCTCTGTACAGTCTGCAGGGGGGAACCATGTCCAGGTGCGGGTTGAAGTCATAGAAGGTAGGGGTCCCTGGAAGTCCAAGGGGGGAGGAGGGTGGCAGGAAGAGGCCTCCTCCTGGAGCTTCACCAAGGCTCAGGCTCACACTGACCCCTCGCACCTTGTAGTAACCGTTGGTTGGGTCCTGAGGGGACAAATGGGACTTGGATTGGTAACACATATAAAAGTACAGGGAAGTGAGGATCAAGGATGGACAGACAGACTGAGATAGATTCCAGACCTACAGAGAGGCGAAAAGACAGAAGCAGGAGCAGGAAAAGACCCAGAGAGACAGACATAAAAACTGGCAGAGAGACAAAGCAAGACACAAAAATAGCCTCAAAGACAAAGGGACAGGAGACCAGCAGAGAAAGCTAGAGACAGGGACAAAAAAGAATGACACAGAGACAGAGGAACAGGCCTACTGAGGGGAGGGTGGTGGTGcagaggagggggcagagggaaggacagCCATTCATTCATCTGCCTAATAGCCCCTGGGctttgattttatatcatgccCTGGGCCACTGCTGGAGACATGTTCAGAGGAGGCCTGGACCTTGTCTTCATGGAGATTTCAGGCCAAGAGGGAATGACAAACCTCCAGATAGAGCAGAGCCCAGAGAGGTCAGAGATGTGACTAGGAAAAGAACAGGCAGTGACTGGGGCTGACAGGGGACCCTTTGGCAAAGTGATCATGCTGTGACAGGGAAGCCCAGGACAGAGTGGTTATGGCTGTGATGGAAAAATTGCAGGCAGAATAACCAGGCTGTGATGAGAAAAGCATGGGCTACCTAGAACAGGCAAAGTCTGGGCTGAGACTGGAGGAATAAAGGAGGGAATTAGATGGAGGTAGGAACGCGGAGGGTTTCAGGCCTCTGCTAAGTGCAGAGGAAAACGATGAGGAGGGAGGGGACTGGGGCTGGAAACAACAGGGCTGTCCTGAGGTGGGATCCCAAAGGTGGGATGGGTTTGGGGAGATGCGAAGCTAGTATGGGATCCAGTGGGTAGAAGGGGCCTGGGAAGACCATGGATAACCAAGGAGAGACATCCAGAAGGCCTAAAACATGACTGTGCCGGGGGAAGAATGTCTGGTCAGGACTCAAGCTGGAGACTAAGGCCAGGGCAGATAAGTGGAATCAACAAATAGTGCAAATTAGGGCTGTGGAGCTGGATGATATGGCccaagaggtgtgtgtgtgtgtgtgtgtgtgtgtgtgtgtgtgtgtgtgcgcgcgggCGCGCGTGCGTGCGCACGTGCTCGCTCTCACACATGCACAAGTGATAGATCTCAGGTCTAGAGGAGACAGAATGAAAATGGAGGAGACAAAAGCAGGGAAAGAGTCATAGACACAGTGAaggagccccccaccccccaccccacaccctccCATTCCTCACCTTGGTGTCCAGCGCCCCTTCCTCATCCAGAACCAGGTCACTATGgtctgtgtgcacaatggggccCTGGGGTATGGAAAATAGTGAGAGGGAGTGGTTAGAGGAGCCTCTTGCCCCAATGACAGACCCCAGAGACCTTCAGCCAGCCAGTGGAGGCCAGGCCACAGCGATCACTTGGGAACAGGAATCTGGACTCAGGACAAGAGGCTGGGGGATATATTGGGCCTAGGGAATGATATGGTCAGGGGCATATGTGGACTGCGGGTGCATTTGGGTCTAGGATCACTGTTAGGACTGGGGCAGCATTTGAGTTTGTGGGTTGGACTAGGTTATTATTGGGGTCTGGAAGCACAGTCAGGTCTGGGACCCTTTCGTCTTACCCGTTCCTCACCGCTGCCTGTCTCCTCCTCTGGGCCCCTTGAACTGGAGCCATCACTGCTTCCCGGGATTCGCACCAAGTTCTTTTGCTTGGAGAAAGAGGCTGCAGCCCCAACAGTGAGAGGCTGAGGTGAGTGATGGGCAGGATCACAGTTTGTGGGGATCAATAAGCCATAACAGAGAGGACTGGGGTAGATTCAGTGGGGAGTCTGGGAGCCCATAATAACCTTGTCTTGGAAGTGGGTGGTGACACTGAGGACAATGTGAAAAGCTGAGGAGAACCAAACTGTGCAGGGGTAAGTCCCAGGGCCAGCAGTCAGTGGGCAGGCcatgggtggggctgggggctttGGGACTGGAGACTGGATCAGGCACTCACCCTTGCTGTGGCGCCAGCAGCAGAGGGCCACCCCAGTAATGACAATAAGAATGGTTGTGGCTGCAGCAGCTACCCCAGCCACCATCTGCACAGTAGGCAGCAAGTctgcagggaggagaaggggcaTGCTGAGCAAAAGACTGAAGAACAACAGGGAaactggggctcaaggctcaggCTTGAGATCTCTGGGTGGTTCAAAAGGCCACCGAGTCTGGGAATATCcaaggtgggttttttttttttttttttttggcactggggattgaacccaggggcacttactactgagccacatccccagcctttttttttttttttttttgcattttatttagagacagggtcttactgagttgcttagggtctcactaagttactgaggttggctttgaacttgtgatcctcctgcctctgtctcccaagctgttgggattatagggtGCACTTAGTTTTGGACTTATGAACTCATGAATCTGAGGTCTGAAAGGTCTCAGAGTGTGTGAGTGTAAACTCCTGGGCTTTAGAGAGTCTTAGAGTTGGAGGAatcttttattttacaatttcctACATTTGTGGGCTCCTTTTTTGGAGTTCTTAAGTACAAGGAGTCTTCCGGTTTAGGATTCTGTACTTGAGGGAATTTATTGTTTGGGGGTCTTAGGATTCAAGGAACCCATAGTTTTGAGGTCCCCAATGTTTCATGCTCTCTACATTTGGTGGTCTTATTCTTTGGCAGCTCTACTCTGGGAATCCTGGCATTCCTGGGGTTTGAAATCCCCAGATTTGGGGTCTTTGAGCCAGTGTCTCACCTCTACGACCCAGGCGGATCCGGGTGCCTCCCTCACCCAGCCGGTTTCGGGCACTGCAGTTGAAGCCACTGCTGAAGTCAGACTCCTGGGTCCCAGAAATGTGCAGCACAGAGATCAAACCTGGACCTTGTCCCCGGTAGCCCTCTGGGGCTGGAAACGTCTCCACCAGGAACCTGCCTCTTGACCCTGCCTCTAAGAAGCCTTCATCCCAAGACCAAACCTGGGGACACAAATAATGAGAGAGATCACTGAAGagactggggagggagggaagaagtggGTGGGATGCTGGGAAAGTCAGAAAAAGTCACAGCAGCTTCAGGGGTGTGGCTGGGCAGGTCAAGGTAGGGAGAACTCTTCCTTACCACAGCTTCTGGGGCTGGAGAGGAAAACACTAGACACTGGAGGCGAGCGGGGCCCCTGAGGAAGGCGGGCGCAGAGTGCAGGGCCATCACTACCGGGGGAGCTGGAATGCAGATTGTGGACCACTCAGGAGAGGTCTCGCCCTCCCCAGAGCCGATTCTGAATCAAGGGAGACCAGGCCTGAGCACTCCCAGCTAACCCCAACCGACTCTCAAAAGTCTCCCTTTCAAGAGAATGGCCTGCAATCCCCATGCCCCCATCTACAAAACTTTCAAGGTCATGTCCACTCCCTTTAGACCTCACCCCCTTTGACCACTTCCTATCCCATGACCCTGCCGATTTCTAGAAAGTCCCTCTTGCTCACCGTTCACGGTCAACCTAGCCTCGGCTGTGCCACCCCCCAGGCCCAACAGCCCCGGCTCAGCCCGGCACACATAGTCGCCTGCATCCTCGGGTCCAACCGACTGAAGACGCAGCGTGGGCCCGGAGCTCAGCACCTGGGACAGTGTGAAAGGGCATCAGGGGTGGGACTTTGCAAGGAAGCCCGAGCCATGCCAACTACCGCCACAGGCTCCCAATCCAGCTTCACCTGCGCGCCACCGCGGCGGGTCCAGGTTACCCGTGGGAGGGGGTTCCCGCGCCAGGCACAGCTGAAGGAGGCGTCCTCCCCCACGTCCACGGACATGGATTCTGGCTTTGCCTTCAGAATCGGCCCaactggaggaggaagagaaggggtcACATGGCTGGGGCAGGATAAGCCCCTGGTTTGGGATCAGCCTCTTGGAAACGCATATTCAACAGCCTAAGTACACCCACAAATTGTCCACGCTTACACGCCCCTGACCCGCCCCTGCCCCATTTTGGCACTAACCCAGCACAGCCCAATCCTGCCTATATGCTCTTTGCAGCCCCAGGTCTTCCCACCTTGCGCTACAGCCACTCGCCGCTTTGGTCACACCCACAGCCCCGCCCCTGCTCACACAGCACGTCCAGCGCGGTGCTGCGGTTGGCGCTACCCACGGCGTTGCTGACCTCGCAGGACACGGGCTCGGTCAGGAATGAGGCGTCGGCCACCACCTCCAACCTTGGTCCTCGGGCCCCAAGCACCGGAGAACCTCCTTTTGCCCACCTGCAGAGATGATGGTATTGTTAATCTCAGTCTCCCCAAACAGGTGCTCTGGCTGGAGAGAGGTAGTCTTCCTCCTCACCTGTAGCCAGTGACAGGAGGTTGGGCTGTAGCCTGACACAGGAAAGTGACCTTCTCTCCCTCCTGCACAGTCTGTGGCTCAGCAGACAGAGTCACCACTGGGGGGTCTATAAGGATGAGACAGTGGTCAGAGTGGGCAAAGACCTGGAACACCTTTATTGCCGATCTAGGTAGGAATCCAGTCCCCAGACCCTCTAACCCACTAAGCTGAATCTGTACTTCCCTCCTTTCTTTGAGCCATCAGTCTGGGCTTCCAGTTCCCAACGAGCCATCTTTCTGTCCTCTCCTGCTATATCAGATCCAGGAATCTAGGTCCCACCCCTCTTCCCCAGGGCCAACTGAACTCACACTGCAGGCTCAGTGTGATAGCTGTATCTCTCCCTGTAGGCAATGCCTGGCTCCTGGCTCTGCAGACTAAGGTGGCTCCATCATCATGGCTGGAAGGGGTCAAGAATAAGGTGCTCTCCACTGACCCAGTGGTTCCTTCCTTCAGCAGGTTCTAGAGGTTatggataataataatgatttcatCTATCCCTTATATATGGTAAtgcttactatgtgtcaggcacacTCCTAGGCATTTACaggtattattttattcaatcctCATAATTATCCTATAAGGTACATACTATTAATCCCAttgtacagataaagaaactgagggtcagagaggttaaataacatACTCAATATCAATCAGTTAGCAAATGTCTGAGttaggatttgaatccaggtagTCTGGTCTTAGAGTTCTTATCTTGAATCACATTCCAAGGGTCCTAACCTTTGAATCCTTGCCCCGCCCTCACCCTGTACTCTAGGTGAATGATCAAAGTGGACCCTAAGTTTCACTGAATAGGCAAGGACCAGCAAAAGGGATTTGTATCTGACCTGGTGGAAGGTGGTCCCCTCCAGCCGGACACCATCTCGAAACCATAGCAGCTCAGGGATGGGGCGGGCATCTCCACGGCTCTGACAGGTCAGATTTGCAGGAACTCCAACAACCAGAGACACAGAGGGGCCGCCCAGCACCTGGGGGGCTTCTGGAGGCACTGTATGGTAGATCTTGGATCAGAACTGGATCCTGGGCCCAGAGACCCTCATCTTCTCAGCTCCAACCAACCACTTTCCTGGTTTTTCTGAATTCCAATACTCCTAGCTAGTACTGGCTGCAACCCTCGCCCCCAGCTCTTAAGGACAAGTGGGCTGGATCCTCACCCAGTACGTGCAGTTGGGCTGGTCGTGATCGAAGACCTGCTTGTGTAGCCTGACATTCATACGATGCTTCATCCTCTAGCTCCACTGGCCTAATGTGGAGGTCATGCTGGCCACTGGCTGCATTCCCAGATATCCAGTACCGGGACCACCCTAAAGTCAGGGGAAAGGCAGTCACACCACAGTTTGAGCTCTTGACCTCTGGTCTTCATCCCCAGATATACCACACCAAAAAATGACCCACACATTCCATGGTTAGACACTTAAAAAGTGTGCTGTAGACCCAGAGAAATAAACCCCATTCCCATTGCAGAAAATGTGGGGGTgataaaatcagaaaggaaaacaagaaaatgacCGCTATAAACATAAGGTTAGCACCTACTTCTGGGCTATGATGGTGGAAAGGAATAAGGGGCATTTGGGGGGAGCTAGCAATGACCCAAGGTATTGGTTACATGACTTCTATAATTTATGTTTTCTGCACTTTATGCATTTATATAATatcttatagtaaaaaaaaaataatcccaaaCTCTATGAGTCACCCCCAAAGAAGCATCTCAATAACCCTGACTCCCAGTGTTTACCTGATCCCATCAATTTCCCAAATTTGAAAACGTCATAATAGAAACTTCAGATACAGCCCAAGCCTAGTAGTCCCACTCTAGTGCTAGTGCTCCCTGAGTAGAGGACAGCCTCACCTGGCAGGTCCCTTTCTCCCCCTAGAGCCAGCCCGTCCTTAGTCCACTGAACGAGACCCCTGTATGCGCCCAGAACACAGGGCAACCGGGCTTCCTCCCCCAGCAGCACCACCAGGTCCTCAGGCTGTTGCAGGAAATGGGGCGACCGGCCTAGGAGAATGGGGAACAGCAGATCTGAGCTTAGCGCATTAAAGAACTCCCTCACTCAGGACCCAGGGGTCCAGTTCCCAACCTGCTCGCTCTTTGGATTCTGAATTCAGaattctcctccctcagacccaggagTCCCAGCCCCAAAGCGGTTGTCGGCAAACAATCCTCCCCATTTTCGTCCGCTCCGGTCTTGGGTACCTGCACGCCCTCTAACGCAgaagaggaggacaaggagggcGGGGACCAGCATCCTGAGTGTGTGTCCCCCAAGGTCCACAAGACTTGCTGTTGCACTGGCTTCGCTCCAATTTCCTTAGTTGCGGATCTCTCCTCAGCCTAGAGGGGAACCCCCCTTGCACCCTACTCTTCGCCCCAGACTGGAGGTCCCCCTGTCTCTGGCCTGAAGTCCTCCAACTTTGCTCATCCGCAGCCTCTGAAGCTCTGAAACGCCTGCGGGTTCCGCGCGCTGGGTCTCTCGGAGACCCCAGAGGGCCTGATCCCGCTGGCTCCGCCCCCGCCCGCCCCCTGGGAGGACCGCCCTCTTCCCATTGAGAAACTCCCGCGGTCTGGGCTCCGAGGAAACGggcgcggggcgggggcgggggcagcCTAATTGGGGTCTGGGAGCCGGAACATCTGGGTGCAAGAAGGGGGTCCTGCCTGGAGTGGACACCTGCGTCCTGCCGGCTTTGGGGGAGAGTCCTGGGAGCgggtggtgaggaggaggaggaggagaaaagggaaagagtGGAAGAAACTTGCTCAGCCCGGGTCCTGCAGGGACTGTGATGAGTGGAAACCGAGCTATAAACGGGAGCCCCTGGGGCCTCGCCAGTTTCCGCGCCCTGGGGAGGCGGGGCCCAGGACTCCCGTGGGTCTTCGGGTCGCGGAGAGGGCACCCCGGTGCGGGAGGGACAGCTGGGACCCCTGAGAAAGGGGGTTCAGCTCCCCACATCACACAACTCCTCAAAATATCGCTCTGCTGCCTTGTTATTGCTGCAAACCGTAGCACACTCTAAAACCCAGGAGTCTAGGCCTCCAGTCTCTCCTTTCCCAGGACCCCGCAGTCCGggcccagcccctctccccaTTCCGCGGGGGCCGGGCCCCTGGGCCTTGGTTGCCAGGCGACGGCTGGGAGGCGGCAGTGCCCGGGATGGGACAGGCGGGGAGGCTGGGAACTGCGCAGCTTGTACTGACGGCTCCCTGAAGCCCAGCTGGGGCGTTCCCACGCTGCGCAGCTGGCCGAGCAGGTGGGAGGAACCCTGAGCTTATTGAGGGGTCTAGGGTCTGGAGAGATGGGATCCGGGGTCTGACATTTGTGGACCTGTAGGGATTGAGGTCCACATTTAGATTCTCAGTTGCTCCTGAGCTCTTAGACTCCAGCCTCCCTAAATGGCAGGGGCTTGGATTTCCAGGACTGTAGGTCGAGATCTCTGATGACCCGAACTCCCGGTGCTTTGAGGCAAGCAGCATGGTGCAGTTGGGTGATGATCAAATATCTGGTCTTAAGTCTTAGAATCAGTGGATTTAACCACAATCTCTCTCCCATCCCCATACGGACCCAGGAGGATTTGAAAAGCTACAGACAGTAACATCTGTCCGAAGTCCCGTGGGTGGAGGGAGGCGGTAGGATTGGAGACCTGAACTGCTGGGTCCTTGGAGAGAGGAGGGTCCTGGGGGCCCAGACTCCTAATTCTGAGGGCTTCTGGGTTGTGGATCCAGGGCATGGATGTTGAATTAGGATAGGCTCAGATCTAGGACTCCTGAGTCTTGGCGAGGAAGTCAGGTGATGAGACTGTTTTTCCAGACACCTGACATCGCTTCCCCTTCCTGGCTCTCTGGGGTCACAGGCATGGAAAAATGGAGAGCCTGAGGTCCCCGGAGCATGCAGAGAAGGAAAACAGCCAAGATGGAAGGTAGAAGGTTTGTGCTAATTAAAGGTCCCAGCAACTGACAGCTCTACACCCTGATCTCCAGGGACaccatctggtgagggcctcatggCAGACCCTCCCAGGTCTGCATCCAGCCCAATTCCCAGGAGGTGTGGGGGGCAGTTGGGAAAGGGAGTGTGGGAGGAGGGCAAGGAGTCAATAATGGAAAGCAGGGGAGAAAAACCACAGGGTGCATCAAGGGTGGAGCTGCCCCAGCTCAGGCCAGATGCCTTGCCTTGTTCCTGGAGGAGGATCAGATAGGGGGTCACAGGGAGGGGGGAAGAAACATGAACCGTTGTAATTCCTGCAAGAGATAAGCAGACAGAAGGAGCTTATCCCATGCCAGTGTGT is a window of Ictidomys tridecemlineatus isolate mIctTri1 chromosome 15, mIctTri1.hap1, whole genome shotgun sequence DNA encoding:
- the Kirrel2 gene encoding kin of IRRE-like protein 2, which codes for MLVPALLVLLFCVRGRAGRSPHFLQQPEDLVVLLGEEARLPCVLGAYRGLVQWTKDGLALGGERDLPGWSRYWISGNAASGQHDLHIRPVELEDEASYECQATQAGLRSRPAQLHVLVPPEAPQVLGGPSVSLVVGVPANLTCQSRGDARPIPELLWFRDGVRLEGTTFHQNLLKEGTTGSVESTLFLTPSSHDDGATLVCRARSQALPTGRDTAITLSLQYPPVVTLSAEPQTVQEGEKVTFLCQATAQPPVTGYRWAKGGSPVLGARGPRLEVVADASFLTEPVSCEVSNAVGSANRSTALDVLFGPILKAKPESMSVDVGEDASFSCAWRGNPLPRVTWTRRGGAQVLSSGPTLRLQSVGPEDAGDYVCRAEPGLLGLGGGTAEARLTVNAPPVVMALHSAPAFLRGPARLQCLVFSSPAPEAVVWSWDEGFLEAGSRGRFLVETFPAPEGYRGQGPGLISVLHISGTQESDFSSGFNCSARNRLGEGGTRIRLGRRDLLPTVQMVAGVAAAATTILIVITGVALCCWRHSKASFSKQKNLVRIPGSSDGSSSRGPEEETGSGEERGPIVHTDHSDLVLDEEGALDTKDPTNGYYKVRGVSVSLSLGEAPGGGLFLPPSSPLGLPGTPTFYDFNPHLDMVPPCRLYRARAGYLTTPHPRAFTNYIKPTSFGPPELASGTPPFPYAAFPMPSHPRLQTHV